In the Silene latifolia isolate original U9 population unplaced genomic scaffold, ASM4854445v1 scaffold_164, whole genome shotgun sequence genome, TCAAGGTGACCTTCTTGCCTTGATGCTTGAATATGTATACATTGTCCTTCCCTTGGTGTGTGGTATTCCTGTCATATTCCCAAGGTCTCCCAAGTAACAGGTGACAGGCATCCATGGGTACCACATCACACAACACTTCATCCTTGTACATTTTCCCAATGGAGAAGGAAATAATGCACTGCTTGTCAACTCTCACTCCTGAATCCTTACTTAGCCATCTCAATTTGTAAGGGTTAGGGTGTTCTTGTGTTGGTAAACCCAGTTTGCTAACCATGGTGGTGGAGGCAACATTAGTGCAGCTTCCCCCATCAATAATGAGGTTACAAACTCTTCCCTGGACAGTACACCTACTCCTGAATATCATAGATCTCTGGTCAGCTTCTAAGGGGGCTTGCTGAGAGTGCATGACCCTCCAAAGGAACAAACTGTGCCCTGTATCAGGAGGAGCAACAATCTGGTCTAGACTGGCTTCTTTCTCAGACTCCACCTCCTCTAAAACAAGAGCCTCATCCTCCTCATACTCTACCAAACCTTCCCTTTCCCATTCTGCAACCTCTATTGCAGTGAGTGTTCTAGCAGAAGGACAATCCTTCCTGAAATGGCCAAATCCCTGGCACTGGAAGCACTTAATCTTGTCTCTGGATAAGGGTGGGTTGATTTTGAGGTTCATGGGTGCCTTCCCTTTATCCACAGTGGGTTGGGGGGTTGTTTTGGGTGGGTCATTGATTTTGACACCAGAATAAGGTCTGAAAACAGGTTTGGGTCTGGTTGCAGCTGGTTTGGTTTTCCCCATTTTCTCCACTCTTAGAGATAGGTTAACCACATCATCATAAGACCATAAAGGTTGCATTCTGACCTCTGTAGCAATACTCTTGTCAAGACCCTCTAAGAACCTAGCAATTCTTTGTTCAGGTTTTTCATTAATTTCACATTGAagtgttaattgctcaaattctcTCAAGTAGGCTTCAACAGTTTTCTCCTTTTGTTTAAGGTTGGACAGTTTGATGAATAAATCCTGAGTATAGTCTTTGGTGACAAACTTAGCCAACATTTTCTTTTTAAGTTTGGACCAAGACCTAAGAGGATCCTTACCCTCCTTTAACCTTTGATGCTTAAGATTATCATACCACAGTGAAGCATAACCCTTCAATTTCAAGACTGCAACTTTACAAGCCTTAGCATCATTATAATTTTTATACTCAAAGATTTTTTCAACATCTCTAATCCATTCTAGTAGGTCATCAGGGTTCAAACTACCAGAAAATtcagggatttctacctttaTATGCCTGTCTGTTTGCTCAAGATGTTCTTCTTGTGTCCTGTTGCTTTCATCAGAGTCTGATCCATATTCTTCCTCTGGTTGTGGGTGTCTTCTTCCTGCTCCCATGGCAAAGCCTCTCCCTCTACCCCTTCCTCTGGCAGGTTGCCTCCTAGGGTCTGGGTTTGGGATTCTCTCCATGACAGCATGCATAGCATTCACCAGTGTATCCACATTTCTGGCTAGATTTCCAACTGTGGCTTCAATGCCAGCTagcctctcttcactcatggttattttttgtgtttttaatgtaggTAGGTTGATGAACTCACTATTCTCTCAATTCCCAAGATAaacacaagatggaattgtgTTTAGCCTGGCTCTGATATACCAAGTTGATATGTAAACACCCACCCTTACAATGATTTGACAAACTGCTAAACCAAGACTGACAGAAAATAGGACAGTATGACAGTGTGAGAGTTGTTGTGACTAAAAGGGACTGTTTTTGGGATATAATTGTTCAACTACCTTCCACAGCAAGCACAGGAAGTTAACTTAACAATTTAAATTGTTTAACTCAAGAAAACCACAGCTTAACACAGGAATACTCGAGTTGAAACAGACAATAAAGCT is a window encoding:
- the LOC141638034 gene encoding uncharacterized protein LOC141638034 encodes the protein MSEERLAGIEATVGNLARNVDTLVNAMHAVMERIPNPDPRRQPARGRGRGRGFAMGAGRRHPQPEEEYGSDSDESNRTQEEHLEQTDRHIKVEIPEFSGSLNPDDLLEWIRDVEKIFEYKNYNDAKACKVAVLKLKGYASLWYDNLKHQRLKEGKDPLRSWSKLKKKMLAKFVTKDYTQDLFIKLSNLKQKEKTVEAYLREFEQLTLQCEINEKPEQRIARFLEGLDKSIATEVRMQPLWSYDDVVNLSLRVEKMGKTKPAATRPKPVFRPYSGVKINDPPKTTPQPTVDKGKAPMNLKINPPLSRDKIKCFQCQGFGHFRKDCPSARTLTAIEVAEWEREGLVEYEEDEALVLEEVESEKEASLDQIVAPPDTGHSLFLWRVMHSQQAPLEADQRSMIFRSRCTVQGRVCNLIIDGGSCTNVASTTMVSKLGLPTQEHPNPYKLRWLSKDSGVRVDKQCIISFSIGKMYKDEVLCDVVPMDACHLLLGRPWEYDRNTTHQGKDNVYIFKHQGKKVTLTPLPPNQRDYGSPNVPEGVNGVLFLSEAAMIREIRQEQPILMLLSRKVNQEENTVVPTAVAPLIQRFQEVFPDELPSGLPPLRGIEHHIDLVPGSVLPNKPAYRCDPTATEELQHQIEELMTKGFVRESLSPCAVPALLVPKKDGTWRMCTDSRAINNITVKYRFPIPRLDDMLMS